A region of the Romboutsia hominis genome:
AATGTCTATTCTTCTAGGATGTGCAATTGCTTTTATACATTCTAAGTCCCTAAGCACTAGTACTTCCTTCATTCCCCCACCCCTATAAAAAAATTGTTTTATTTATAAGATAATTATATATTAAGGACTTGTAGTTGTCAAAAAATTCTATAATTTAAAATATGTTAAGTTCTAACTTTTGAGATAATTCTTCTAGTATCTTTATACCAGCTATACTATTTCCCTTTTTATCTAGAGCTGGTCCGTATACTCCAATACCCATAGTATTTGGAACAGATGCTAGTATTCCTCCACCAACTCCTGATTTTGCAGGTATTCCAACTTTTATAGCAAACTCTCCTGATGCGTCATACATTCCACATGTAACCATAAATGTCTTAACTATCCTTGATACTTTTTCATCTATTATTCTTTCACCAGTTTCTATGTCTACACCATAAGATGCAAGATTAACTCCTATTCGTGCTAAATCTAATGTGTCAACTTCTATCGAACATTGTTTAAAGTATAAATCTAATAATTCTTCTACATCTCCTTGTATAAACCCGTCATTTCTTAAAAGATAAGCCATAGCTCTATTTCTATCTCCGGTCATTTTCTCTGACTTATACACATCATAATTTATTCCCAAGTTATCATTTTTAGCTAATTTTCTAAAGAACTTTAACATTCTTTCTTCTTTTTCTTCTAAACTAGCACCTTTTATTAAAGATGTAGTTACTATAGCACCTGCATTTATCATTGGATTACTTGGCTTTTTAGTATCATTTGTTTCTAATTTCATTATTGAGTTAAATGGATCACCACTAGGTTCTTTACCTACTTTAGAAAAAACATATTGCCAGTCATTATCCATCAACGCCATCGCAAGAACAACTATTTTAGATACACTTTGAATCGTAAATTTAGT
Encoded here:
- the glsA gene encoding glutaminase A, with the protein product MEKILEEVLNSNRKYTNYGQVAGYIPELKKAKRDDLGICVIDKDNNIYKAGNWDTKFTIQSVSKIVVLAMALMDNDWQYVFSKVGKEPSGDPFNSIMKLETNDTKKPSNPMINAGAIVTTSLIKGASLEEKEERMLKFFRKLAKNDNLGINYDVYKSEKMTGDRNRAMAYLLRNDGFIQGDVEELLDLYFKQCSIEVDTLDLARIGVNLASYGVDIETGERIIDEKVSRIVKTFMVTCGMYDASGEFAIKVGIPAKSGVGGGILASVPNTMGIGVYGPALDKKGNSIAGIKILEELSQKLELNIF